In one Lycium barbarum isolate Lr01 chromosome 7, ASM1917538v2, whole genome shotgun sequence genomic region, the following are encoded:
- the LOC132602464 gene encoding probable WRKY transcription factor 51 — protein sequence MNSTFLETNIPLTGNPNFTFPLLYSHFMTEDCSYNFQDFESSSFLDQLLVDYSPANNNFNTSLLENPIMQEISSTINSGSSGSSFYAAPPNINHLKEESKLRIIKNDIKMNERHVVAFRTKTQLEILDDGYKWRKYGKKKVKSNTNLRNYYRCSIQECNVKKRVERDGHDSSYLITTYEGRHNHGRNSSIIYNHEMPLSLTLKTT from the exons ATGAACTCCACTTTCTTAGAAACAAACATTCCTCTGACAGGAAACCCTAATTTTACTTTTCCCCTTCTTTACTCACATTTCATGACTGAAGATTGTAGTTATAATTTTCAAGATTTTGAATCTTCTTCATTTCTTGATCAACTTCTTGTTGATTATTCTCCTGCCAATAACAACTTCAATACTTCTCTTTTAGAAAATCCCATCATGCAGGAAATAAGTAGTACCATTAATAGTGGAAGTTCTGGCAGTTCCTTTTATGCCGCACCACCAAATATTAATCACTTGAAAGA AGAATCCAAACTGAGGATAATTAAGAATGATATCAAGATGAATGAAAGACATGTTGTTGCTTTTAGAACGAAAACTCAACTTGAGATCTTGGATGATGGATATAAATGGAGGAAGTATGGCAAGAAGAAGGTGAAAAGTAACACAAATCTAAG GAATTATTACAGGTGCTCAATTCAAGAATGCAACGTAAAGAAGAGGGTAGAAAGAGATGGACATGATTCTAGCTATTTGATAACTACATATGAAGGCAGACACAACCATGGAAGGAACTCCTCTATTATTTACAATCATGAAATGCCACTCAGTTTGACTCTGAAAACAACGTAG